In Anthonomus grandis grandis chromosome 5, icAntGran1.3, whole genome shotgun sequence, the following are encoded in one genomic region:
- the LOC126736375 gene encoding transcription factor Adf-1-like — protein MDEELLISLVSQYKELYDTGDARYHDEQRRNNMWQEIADLMKLRASECRDRWKRLRDNFRRAKNLRKTKSRQAATKNKPIKYEKEMQFLTCYLETQEKCLTNISRQSSDDEEAVLDNMSPPSTPGS, from the exons ATGGACGAAGAATTGCTAATATCATTAGTGTCCCAGTATAAGGAACTGTACGACACGGGAGATGCGAGGTACCACGACGAACAGAGGAGAAACAATATGTGGCAAGAAATTGcagatttaatgaaattaaggG CATCCGAATGTCGGGACCGCTGGAAAAGGCTAAGAGACAACTTTAGGCGCGCAAAAAATTTGCGAAAAACCAAGAGTAGACAAGCCGCTACAAAGAATAAGCCTATTAAATATGAGAAAGAAATGCAATTTCTAACTTGTTATTTGGAAACTCAGGAAAAATGTTTAACAAACATTTCGAGACAGTCGAGTGATGATGAAGAAGCTGTGCTTGATAACATGTCGCCACCATCTACACCAGGGTCCTAA